The proteins below are encoded in one region of Salmo salar chromosome ssa02, Ssal_v3.1, whole genome shotgun sequence:
- the LOC106590134 gene encoding alpha-2A adrenergic receptor translates to MAGWDNMTNVTNETLTSTTIMSNMTNETILWGPPYTLQISLPLTILVGMLILLTVFGNILVVIAVFTSRALKAPQNLFLVSLASADILVATLVMPFSLANELMGYWYFGKVWCEFYLALDVLFCTASIAHLCAISLDRYWSITKAIEYNLKRTPRRIKCIIVIVWVIAAVISFPPLITMEKESDKEEGPVCKINEDKWYMISSSIGSFFVPCVIMILVYIRIYQIAKKRTRVPPGDRKPKMAAAVSPVTGKKENGAGGVGGDQHACHEKLNGEQGDREGDEPRGEDEKEGEINGVDMEDSSSSDHQVNNPCSIKKKKHTAKTKLSQIKPGLDHPALPKLVVRQSSKGSRWKGRQNREKRFTFVLAVVIGVFVVCWFPFFFTYTLTALCDSCYIPDTLFKFFFWFGYCNSSANPIIYTIFNNDFRRSFKKILCRDNRRMV, encoded by the coding sequence ATGGCGGGGTGGGATAACATGACAAACGTGACCAATGAGACTCTTACAAGCACGACCATCATGAGCAACATGACCAATGAGACCATCCTTTGGGGTCCGCCCTATACCCTCCAGATCTCGTTGCCCCTAACGATCCTGGTCGGGATGCTCATCCTATTGACAGTCTTCGGCAACATCTTAGTGGTCATCGCTGTGTTTACTAGCCGGGCCCTGAAGGCCCCTCAGAACCTCTTCCTGGTTTCGTTGGCGTCGGCGGACATTTTGGTTGCGACCCTGGTCATGCCCTTCTCCCTGGCCAACGAACTCATGGGCTACTGGTACTTTGGTAAAGTCTGGTGCGAGTTCTACCTTGCACTGGACGTTCTCTTCTGTACGGCATCCATCGCCCATCTGTGCGCCATTAGTCTGGACAGGTACTGGTCAATCACCAAGGCCATCGAGTACAACCTGAAACGGACACCGCGCAGGATCAAGTGCATCATCGTCATCGTGTGGGTCATCGCCGCGGTGATCTCGTTCCCGCCCCTCATcaccatggagaaggagagcgatAAAGAGGAGGGGCCGGTGTGTAAGATCAACGAAGACAAGTGGTACATGATCTCGTCCAGTATCGGCTCGTTCTTCGTGCCCTGCGTCATCATGATCCTCGTTTACATCCGGATCTATCAGATCGCTAAGAAACGGACGCGGGTACCACCAGGCGACCGGAAACCCAAAATGGCAGCCGCGGTGTCGCCGGTGACGGGCAAGAAGGAGAACGGGGCTGGGGGAGTCGGAGGTGACCAACACGCTTGTCACGAGAAGCTCAACGGAGagcaaggagacagagagggggatgaaCCCAGAGGAGAGGACGAGAAAGAAGGGGAGATAAACGGCGTGGACATGGAGGACTCCTCATCGTCTGACCACCAGGTCAACAACCCCTGTTCTATCAAGAAGAAGAAACACACGGCTAAAACCAAACTGAGCCAGATCAAACCAGGACTGGACCACCCGGCGCTGCCCAAACTGGTGGTGAGACAGAGCTCTAAGGGGAGTCGATGGAAGGGGAGACAGAACAGGGAGAAACGTTTCacctttgtcttggctgtggtcATTGGAGTTTTTGTCGTTTGCTGGTTCCCCTTCTTCTTTACCTACACTCTGACGGCGCTCTGTGACTCGTGTTACATACCTGACACACTGTTTAAATTCTTCTTCTGGTTcggctactgtaacagttcagccaATCCCATTATCTATACAATCTTCAACAATGACTTCCGAAGGTCTTTTAAAAAGATTCTCTGCAGGGATAACCGAAGAATGGTATGA